The genomic segment ATGCTTGAAGACGTCGGCGTGGTTGCCGGCGTGGAAGCCGTGGCGGTAACTGAACATCCCGTTATCGTACCCGCCGCCCCTGCCCGGCCTTGTGGTAAGTCCTTGATTTATCGTAGAATCACAGGCTTTCCGCAGCGCCAAGCGGCCCCGCGGCGGAAATCGGAAGTCGCACACGGCCTGACCGCGTGCGACGGGCGCCGAAATCGCCCTTCCGGTACTCCCACCTAAGAGGTTCCCGGCAGAGGAACACCGACCGTGGAAAAGGGCCCTTCAAGCCACTTTCTCGAAAGCCTTCAAATGAAAACGTTCAGCGCCAAACCCGCTGACGTGAAGCACGAGTGGTTTGTGATTGACGCCACCGACAAGGTGCTCGGTCGGGTTGCCAGCGAAGCAGCCCTCCGTTTGCGCGGCAAGCACAAGGCCATCTACACGCCTCACGTCGACACGGGCGACTACATCGTCGTCATCAACGCCAGCAAGCTGCGCGTCACCGGTTCCAAGGAACTGGACAAGATGTACTACCGCCACTCGGGCTTCCCGGGCGGCATCTACGCCACCAACTTCCGCGACATGCAGGCCAGGCATCCCGGCCGCGCGCTCGAGAAGGCCGTCAAGGGCATGCTGCCCAAGGGGCCCCTGGGCTACGCCATGATCAAGAAGCTGAAGGTGTACGGCGGGGCGGAGCATCCGCACACCGCCCAGCAACCGCAGCCGCTGGAAATCTGAGGAGGCCAGGAATGATTGGTGAATGGAACAACGGCACCGGCCGCCGCAAGAGCAGCGTGGCCCGTGTCTTCCTGAAAAAGGGCAGCGGCAAGATCACGGTCAACGGCAAGGACATCGAACAGTTCTTCGGCCGCCAGACGTCGATCATGATCGCGCGCCAGCCCCTGTTGCTGACCAACCACGCCGAGACGTTCGACATCATGGTCAACGTGCACGGCGGCGGTGAGTCCGGCCAGGCCGGGGCGGTGCGCCACGGCATCACGCGCGCGCTGATCGACTATGACGCGGCCCTCAAGCCGCAGCTGTCGGCCGCCGGCTTCGTCACTC from the Ramlibacter henchirensis genome contains:
- the rplM gene encoding 50S ribosomal protein L13 gives rise to the protein MKTFSAKPADVKHEWFVIDATDKVLGRVASEAALRLRGKHKAIYTPHVDTGDYIVVINASKLRVTGSKELDKMYYRHSGFPGGIYATNFRDMQARHPGRALEKAVKGMLPKGPLGYAMIKKLKVYGGAEHPHTAQQPQPLEI
- the rpsI gene encoding 30S ribosomal protein S9, whose translation is MIGEWNNGTGRRKSSVARVFLKKGSGKITVNGKDIEQFFGRQTSIMIARQPLLLTNHAETFDIMVNVHGGGESGQAGAVRHGITRALIDYDAALKPQLSAAGFVTRDAREVERKKVGLHSARRRKQFSKR